In Fusarium poae strain DAOMC 252244 chromosome Unknown contig_2, whole genome shotgun sequence, a single genomic region encodes these proteins:
- a CDS encoding uncharacterized protein (TransMembrane:5 (o29-51i107-129o145-168i228-248o268-291i)) produces MATLDLDGPALAPPKGEVSNLNDPPNQNVLAYAVLIICAVITTICFLLRAYGRVYLLKKFQTEEVLTTLAYGNYWGAAYATFKMVDTPGYFVHQWNVRLKDVIPTNYWVLIFGVCYSFVLPFLKIAILVEWCRLFVPKGTRTKSIFWWGCIAIGFVQATSNTAIVVALNMQCNPHEAIWDFRIPDAKCWDLHKLQVASATIHLCCDIAIFLLPQQVIWKLKMSWKKRMGVSVIFGLGLLACVSAAFRLAVTVKYGKAADALYALAPLVFWATAEMTCGFFVVCVPCIPNILKEAGVIRNIKRAFGIAPTNPNTGDRYGKSGTKGSQLSSTGPKSYYKLDEDGVPLGTLKGSESTEFLRDNTNNGQGITRTTQIKITQDNRSTSDSEGHAAFPASQKPWGV; encoded by the exons ATGGCTACACTTGATCTAGATGGACCGGCCCTTGCACCTCCAAAGGGCGAGGTGTCGAATCTGAATGATCCCCCAAATCAGAATGTCCTGGCTTATGCTGTTCTGATTATCTGCGCGGTGATTACCACTATATGCTTCCTTTTGAGAGCTTATGGGCGAGTATATCTGCTGAAGAAGTTTCAGACTGAAGAGG TTCTCACGACCTTGGCATAT GGCAACTACTGGGGTGCTGCCTATGCGACGTTCAAGATGGTGGATACGCCTGGATATTTCGTGCATCAATGGAATGTCCGTCTCAAGGATGTAATTCCCACAAACTAC TGGGTTCTCATCTTTGGAGTCTGCTACTCCTTCGTCCTCCCATTTCTCAAAATCGCTATCCTCGTTGAATGGTGTCGCCTCTTCGTGCCGAAAGGCACACGAACAAAGAGCATCTTCTGGTGGGGTTGCATAGCCATTGGCTTTGTCCAGGCCACATCCAATACCGCAATTGTCGTTGCTCTGAACATGCAGTGCAACCCTCACGAGGCCATCTGGGACTTTAGAATCCCAGACGCCAAATGCTGGGACTTGCATAAGCTGCAGGTCGCGTCTGCTACGATCCACTTGTGCTGCGATATTGCCATCTTTTTACTGCCCCAGCAGGTTATctggaagttgaagatgtcttggaagaagaggatgggTGTATCGGTTATCTTCGGTCTCGGTCTCCT GGCCTGTGTATCCGCTGCCTTCAGACTGGCTGTCACAGTCAAGTACGGCAAAGCCGCCGATGCTCTCTACGCCCTCGCCCCTCTCGTCTTCTGGGCAACCGCCGAAATGACCTGTGGCTTCTTCGTCGTCTGCGTCCCGTGTATCCCAAATATTCTCAAAGAAGCCGGCGTTATCCGCAACATAAAGCGTGCATTCGGCATCGCCCCCACGAACCCTAATACTGGAGACCGATATGGCAAAAGTGGAACAAAGGGTTCACAGCTCTCGTCTACGGGCCCCAAGTCTTACTACAAGCTAGATGAGGATGGCGTGCCATTGGGAACACTCAAAGGATCTGAATCGACGGAGTTTTTGCGGGATAATACCAACAATGGGCAGGGAATTACCCGGACGACGCAGATCAAGATCACGCAGGATAATCGCTCGACAAGTGATTCGGAAGGTCATGCTGCGTTCCCGGCGTCTCAGAAGCCCTGGGGTGTATAA